CTGGGTATGATCTACGAGCGGGACCGGGAGAAACTCCGGCAACGGATCGCGGAACGGCGCCAGGATGTGCGCGTGACCCTCTATGGAAGCTACCGGGGGAACCGCCTGGTCGGGTGCATGCGGGTCCATGACTACCGGATGAATTTCCGCGGTGCGCTGGTGGCGGCGGGCGGGCTGGGCGGAGTGGCGGTGGATCTGACGGTCAAGCGCGAGGGAGTGGCCGGCGGCATGGTCCGGTTTTACCTCGACAAGTATGCGGCCGCCGGCGCGCCGATGGCGGTGCTGTGGCCGTTCCGGCCGGACTTCTACCGCAAGATGGGTTTCGGGTACGGCGGCAAGAAATACCGCTACACGATTCTGCCCGAGACGCTGCCGCACGCGGCCGGCAAGGGCCACCTGGCCCACGGGGAGGAGAGGGATTTCGCCGCCATGACGCGCTGCCATAACCGGCTGCTGGCGCTACGGACCGGCATGCTGGACGAGACCGAGCTGTCGCTTCGCCAGACGGTGGGGGCGGCCGGCGGAGGGCGCGCAGTCGTGTACCGCGACGGGCGCGAAGTGCGCGGCTTCATGGTCTATCGCTTTCGCCCCGGGGCGCCGGGCAATTTCGTCAGCAACGATCTCTGCGTGGAGGAGTGCCTGTACGAATCTCCCGAAGTGCTGGCGGAGTTCCTGGCCTTTCTCCACAGTCAGCGCGATCAGGTGCGGCGGGTGATTTTGGACTTGCCCGATCCGAATTTCCACTACGCGCCGGTCGATCCGCGCAACGGTTCGGAGGGCCTTTACGCCTCGGTGTACCACGAGGTGGCCGCCTGCGCCGTGGGGCCGATGTACCGCGTCCTCGACGTGCAGTCGCTCCTGGCGGCGGCGTCGGAGGCGAAATTCGGGCCGGGCGAGGCAACCGTGGCGTTTACGCTGGCCGACCGGTGGTGGGGAAAAACCGCCGGGACGACCGCCATCCACTTCTGCGAGGGCAGAGCCGCAGCGGCGCCGAAAAGGAAGTGCGACGTGGCGGTTGAAATGGAGGTCGCCGATTTCTCCTCTGTGATATTGGGGGCGGTGCGGCTGTCGCAACTGGTGGATTACGGCCTGGCACGAGTGTCGAAGCGCAAATCTGCAGAGGTTGTCGACAGCATCCTGGCCGCCGCCCAGCCGCCTTACTGCTTCTCAAGATTCTGACGCGCGTTCCGCGGTCCGCCCGACGTCACGATCCCTCAAGCCGGGGCGGCGGCGACCGCCGCCGCCGCTCAACACGGCGCCGGGGCCGGACCGCCGCGAAAGAGGTACGCGACCAGGAAGGTCAAGTCGGCGATCCCGATCTCGCCGTCGGCGTTGACATCCGCCTCGGCCATCACGGGAGGCGCGGGGCCGCCCCGGAAAAGGTAGGCGACAAAGAACGTGATGTCGGCCACGTTGACCAGGTCGTTCAGGTAACCGTCGATATTCCCCCGGATGCCGGTGCAGATGTCGAGGACTTCGCAGGCGTCGCCGGTGCCGTCGGCGTCGCTGTCCTCCTGGAGCGGGTTGTAGTGGCCGGGGCAGTTGTCGGCGGCGCCGCAGATGCCGTCCCCGTCAGCATCGTTGGAAGGATCGGTCGGGCAGGGATCGCACAGATCGCCGAGGCTGTCGGAGTCGGCGTCGGCCTGTGAGGCATTGGACACGGCCGGGCAATTATCGCAGGCGTCCGCATAACCGTCGGCATCGGCGTCCTCCTGGCCGGGATTGGGATCATTCGGGCAGTTGTCGCAGGCGTCGCCGAGGCCGTCGCCGTCGGTGTCGAGCTGGCCGGCGTTGGCGACCGCGGGGCAGTTGTCATACTGGGCGCAGATCAGGTCGCCGTCGGAATCGTCGCAGCAGGCCAAAGAGCGGGCCTCTCCGCCTACCCAGAAGAAGGGGAATCCGGGATCGTAAACCCAGAAGATGTTCCAGGCGTACCAGGCGGTGTCGTAGAACTGGAAGGCGTCGCAGAGGGCCGGGGAGGAATCGGTGTCCCACATGATGGAGGGGAGACGCAACGAGGTGGTGTCGGTGTACCTGATGCCGATGAAGAAGGGTGCGTCGAAGCAGCAGGGAGAGGGGAGAGGGACGGTGCCGACCTGCGGGAACGCGAAAGAGGCGGAGTCGCAGGCAGCCGAAACCGAGCACAGCAGAGCGCCGGGACCGTCGCACGGATCCCCGGACGGGGCCAGGGCGTAGACGACCACCTCGAGCTCAACCGGCCACTTGTAGAGACGGGAATCAATGTAGGACGGCGGGTCGAGGAGCGTGAAGGACAATTCGGTGATGCCGAAGGGATAGGTGGAATCGGCGGCACAGGAAGTCGGGTCGAAGTAGACGATCGTCTGCTGGCCGGCAGTGAATGACGAACTGTAGCCGAGAACGGAATCGTCGGGATTATGGCGGAAGAGCAGGCAAGTGTCCGTGCTGCGGCCCAATCGGTCGAACTGCACCTGGCGATCCGGGCGGAATGTCTCCCAGCCGGTTTCCGGGGCGCCGAAGGCGGCGCTCGCAGTGCACAGGTACAGGCAGGCGAAGGCAAGACATTTGGACATTGGCAGCCTCCAGTGTTACGTGGCCCCGCCGCCGGCAGGAGTTTCGGCGGCGACGTGCGGCCAGAGCAACGGTGTACGCATTCAGTATACCTTGTGCCGCGGCAGGGCACAAGCGAAAATGCGGGCAAGCGAACCCCCGCCTCAGCAGTCGGCTGAGGCGGGGGTGAGTAGAAAAGCTGCTATCAATGGCAGATGGGAGGCGGACCGCTGCGGAAGAGGAAGGCGACCAGGTAGGTGAGGTCGCCGATGGCGATGGCGTCGCCGCCCTGGCCGTCGC
The nucleotide sequence above comes from Candidatus Zixiibacteriota bacterium. Encoded proteins:
- a CDS encoding GNAT family N-acetyltransferase, whose product is MATEIREIEDRDLDAFIRLQIDAYPGLGMIYERDREKLRQRIAERRQDVRVTLYGSYRGNRLVGCMRVHDYRMNFRGALVAAGGLGGVAVDLTVKREGVAGGMVRFYLDKYAAAGAPMAVLWPFRPDFYRKMGFGYGGKKYRYTILPETLPHAAGKGHLAHGEERDFAAMTRCHNRLLALRTGMLDETELSLRQTVGAAGGGRAVVYRDGREVRGFMVYRFRPGAPGNFVSNDLCVEECLYESPEVLAEFLAFLHSQRDQVRRVILDLPDPNFHYAPVDPRNGSEGLYASVYHEVAACAVGPMYRVLDVQSLLAAASEAKFGPGEATVAFTLADRWWGKTAGTTAIHFCEGRAAAAPKRKCDVAVEMEVADFSSVILGAVRLSQLVDYGLARVSKRKSAEVVDSILAAAQPPYCFSRF
- a CDS encoding thrombospondin type 3 repeat-containing protein, yielding MSKCLAFACLYLCTASAAFGAPETGWETFRPDRQVQFDRLGRSTDTCLLFRHNPDDSVLGYSSSFTAGQQTIVYFDPTSCAADSTYPFGITELSFTLLDPPSYIDSRLYKWPVELEVVVYALAPSGDPCDGPGALLCSVSAACDSASFAFPQVGTVPLPSPCCFDAPFFIGIRYTDTTSLRLPSIMWDTDSSPALCDAFQFYDTAWYAWNIFWVYDPGFPFFWVGGEARSLACCDDSDGDLICAQYDNCPAVANAGQLDTDGDGLGDACDNCPNDPNPGQEDADADGYADACDNCPAVSNASQADADSDSLGDLCDPCPTDPSNDADGDGICGAADNCPGHYNPLQEDSDADGTGDACEVLDICTGIRGNIDGYLNDLVNVADITFFVAYLFRGGPAPPVMAEADVNADGEIGIADLTFLVAYLFRGGPAPAPC